Below is a window of Desulfomicrobium macestii DNA.
AAATGGGGGACGCGCAAGGTTTCTCCCGGGGTGAGATCGACCAGTTCGCCTTTCTTCAGATACGGTTCGGCCAGGATGCTGGAGACCATGCCGTACGCTCCGCCTTGGAGGATGAGCCCCTGGAAGCTGATGTTGGACGGCATGACGTGTGCGGGCGGGGTGATTTCCTCACCGAAGTGCTGGCGCAGGAATTCGTGCTGCAGCGCGTCCTTGTGGTTGAAAATGACGATCGGCGCGGTGTCCGCGGTCTGCCGGTCGAAACCATGTGGGCAGTGGCGCGATCTGAACGCAGGTGTGGCCACGCACAGGTATTCCATGTCGCCAAGGTCGTGGGTGAGCAGGCCCTGAAAGTTCGCCGGTGTCGAGGTGATGGCGCCCTGGACTTCCCCCGATCGCAGATAGGCGTGGGTCACGGACTGGTCGTCGACCACGAGATCAAGGAGCACGTTCTCTTCCGCGAGGATGTCGGGAATGCTGCGCAGGAACCAGTTGTCCAGGCTGTCGGCGTTGACCGCCAGGGTCACGGTCGCCGTATTGCTGCTTTCGCCCGGGGCCAATTCTTCGAAGAGCGATTCCTCCAGAACGGAAAGTTGCCGGAAGTGGCGCAGCATGGCCATCCCCGCTGATGTGGGCCGGATCGGCACCGAGCGCACCACGAGCATTTGCCCCACGTGCTCCTCAAGCTGACGGATGCGTTGGGAAATCGCGGACTGGGTCAGAAAGAGAGAGCGGGCGGCCTTTTCAAAGCTTTGTTCGGTGATGACAGCGGCCAGGGCCTGAAGGTGTTTGGTATCGATCATTAGTTTTTCTTATGGCTCAATAAAATTATTCGTTTTCCTTATGACCCATCCTCAATTATTCCCCGGTTCAACGTAACACAAGGGGAACCTGATGATTTTCACGCCATTTTTACAGGGTCTGGGAACAGGCGCCGGTCTCATTATCGCCATCGGTGCGCAAAATGCCTTCGTGCTCAATCGGGGTCTGACCCGCAACCATCATCTCACCGTGGCGCTGATCTGCGCCTTGAGCGACGCCCTGCTCATAACCCTTGGACTGTCGGGGATGGGAATTGTCCTGGCGCACAGCGAGGCGCTGGCGGTATGGGCCACCTGGCTCGGAGTGGCATTTCTTTTCTGGTACGGGCTGCGCTCTTTTCGTTCGGCCATGCGCTCGGGAAGTCTCGAAGCCCAGGAACGGGCGCGGATGGGGCTTGGGGCCACGGTGGTCGCGACCCTGGCAGTGACGTTCCTCAATCCGCACGTCTATCTCGATACCGTGCTCCTGCTTGGCTCCATCGGTGGGCGTTATCCCGAGGCGCAGCGCTTTTTCTTCGGCGCGGGCGCGGTTACGGCTTCCCTGCTCTGGTTTCTCGCCCTGGGCCTTGGCGCGCGTCTGTTGCTGCCTTTTTTTCGTCATCCCAGATCATGGGCCGTGCTCGATGTTCTGGTGGGCCTGACCATGTGGGGTGTGGCCGCATCGCTGATGGCGTCCGTTTTTGCGGCCTGATTTGGGGTGTCTGAACCCTTTACCCCGCCCCCTCCCCCGGCTATCAACCTCCCATCGGAGGAACGATGGCCAAAAATTACGATCCGCGCATGCACACGGCGGAGCACATTCTCAATCAGACCATGGACCGGCTTTTTGTCTGCGGGCGGTGCTTTTCCGCGCATGTGAACCCGGACAAGGCCAAGTGCGACTATCATTACGATCGCGATCTGACCGAGGCCGAGGCCCGGGACGTGGAGGCGAGGGTGAACGCCGTCATCGCCGCCGATCTGCCGGTCTTCGCCCAGGCCATGTCCCGCAATGAGGCCGAGGCACGCTTCAATCTGGAACGCCTGCCGGAAGACGCGTCCGGGGAATTGCGCATCATCCACGTCGGGGATTACGACGCATGCCCATGCATCGGCGAGCATGTGGACCGCACCGGCGCGCTGGGCACGTTCCGGCTGACCACGCATTCATTCGAGAACGGGGTGCTCAGGCTGCGCTTCAAGCTCGGAAAAAACGCCTGATCATGGCGAATCTCCCCTCACACGGCGGCAATATTCGTTTCATGGCCGCGTCGCTTGCCTGTGCGCCCGAAGAAATTCTGGACTTTTCGGCCAACATCAACCCCCTGGGGCCGCCCGCATGGCTGCGCCCCGTGGTGGCTCGCGCGCTGGCCGGGACAGCGCATTATCCCGAGCCCCGGGCCGAAGAACTGCGCCGGATCGCCGCCTCGCGCATGGGGGTGCAGCCAATGAACGTAGTCGCGGGCAACGGTTCGTCGGAACTGCTTTACGCCTTGCCCAGAGTCTGTGCCTCTCTTGGAATTGAGCGCGCCGTTTTGCCCGTGCCCTGCTACGGAGATTACGGGAGGGCTTGCGCGGCCGCCGGAATTACCTGTCAGACATTGACGCTGCGTCCCGACAACGGCTTCGTCCTGGATTGGGCAGGACTGGAAGATTTGCTTCAGGAACGGGCCCTGGTCATTCTCGGGCAGCCCGGAA
It encodes the following:
- a CDS encoding LysE/ArgO family amino acid transporter, whose translation is MIFTPFLQGLGTGAGLIIAIGAQNAFVLNRGLTRNHHLTVALICALSDALLITLGLSGMGIVLAHSEALAVWATWLGVAFLFWYGLRSFRSAMRSGSLEAQERARMGLGATVVATLAVTFLNPHVYLDTVLLLGSIGGRYPEAQRFFFGAGAVTASLLWFLALGLGARLLLPFFRHPRSWAVLDVLVGLTMWGVAASLMASVFAA
- a CDS encoding LysR family transcriptional regulator ArgP is translated as MIDTKHLQALAAVITEQSFEKAARSLFLTQSAISQRIRQLEEHVGQMLVVRSVPIRPTSAGMAMLRHFRQLSVLEESLFEELAPGESSNTATVTLAVNADSLDNWFLRSIPDILAEENVLLDLVVDDQSVTHAYLRSGEVQGAITSTPANFQGLLTHDLGDMEYLCVATPAFRSRHCPHGFDRQTADTAPIVIFNHKDALQHEFLRQHFGEEITPPAHVMPSNISFQGLILQGGAYGMVSSILAEPYLKKGELVDLTPGETLRVPHFYQCWSLQSSLSRRIAEIIVRTARANLIPRNPECSTQHPAVPGPPHAPAPPRFRE
- a CDS encoding alanyl-tRNA editing protein, giving the protein MAKNYDPRMHTAEHILNQTMDRLFVCGRCFSAHVNPDKAKCDYHYDRDLTEAEARDVEARVNAVIAADLPVFAQAMSRNEAEARFNLERLPEDASGELRIIHVGDYDACPCIGEHVDRTGALGTFRLTTHSFENGVLRLRFKLGKNA